Part of the Longimicrobium sp. genome, CGGGCGCAGCGCAGCTACCTCGAAGCGTTCTGGTCCGCGAACCCGTACGCGCCCGGCGGGGGGGCACTGACCCTCTCCGGCGTATTCGGGCGGATCGTGGAGAACCTGGGGCTCTACCTGGGCCGCCTCTTCCCCACCCTGCTCTGGGGCTCGGCGGGCACCCTCTTCGTCGTCCTGGGCGGCGCGGTGGCGGCGCTTGCGCTCTACGGCTGGGCGCGGCACCTGCGCCGGCCGGGCGTCGCCGAGGCCTGGTTCCCGCTCTACGCCGGCATGCTCCTGCTCTGGACCCCGCAGTGGGCCGGCGAGCGCCTGGCGCTCCCCCTCCTCCCGCTGGTCCTCCTCTACGCGGGCGAAGGCGTCGTGGCGCTCGCGCGGCTCATGCGGGCGGCCTCGCCCCGCGCGGTGGCGACCGCCGCGGCCGCCGTCTTCGCGCTGGCGTGCGCACCGGGGCTCGCGGCGAAGGTGGGCGCGGGGTCGGCGTGCACGCGCGCGTACCTGGACGGCGACGCCTACGCGTGTCTCTCCGCCGAGTGGCACGACTTCTTTGCGATGGCCGAGGTCGCGCGGGACCGGCTGCCGGACGGCGCGGTGGTGGTCTCGCGCAAGCCGGCGCTCTTCCACGCCGAGTCCGGCCTGCGCGGGCGCACCTTCCCGCTGGCGCGCGACCCCGGCGCCTTCTTCCGCGCGGCGGAGGAGGCCGGCGCCCGCTACGTGGTGCTCGACTACCTGGACGAAGTCTCCACGCAGTACCTCACCCCGATCCTGATCCGCCGCCCGCGGGCGTTCTGCGTGATCGAGGCGCTGGGCCCCGAGCGCGCGGTGCTCTTCGGCATCGCCCCCGGCGCCGCGCGGATGCCCGACCAGCGCGCCGACCCCGGCGCGGCGGAGGTGGACGTCGGCTTCAAGCCGTGCGGGCGGGAGTACCTGCGAACCGAAGTGCGTTAGTACGTGAGTGCGGAAGTGCGTAACTGCTGCGTCCCAACGCACTCACGCACACGCACTCACGCACTTTCTTCTCACCGCGGCCTGCGATTGACGCGGTACACCTGCAGCTGCTTCTCGGAGACGATCACCCAGCGTCCCTCGCGCTTCTCCAGGATCAGCTCCTGGCGCATGGAGCCGGTCCACGCCTCGTCGTCGCCCAGGAACTCCCAACTCTTGTCCACCAGGTCGCGCGCGCGGCCGTCGTCGCGGAAGGTGACGGCCTGGCGGTGCACGGTGATGCTGCGCCGCGGGTACTGCTCCAGCGCCGTCCGCCGGTCGCGGCGCACGAATGAGCGCGAGGCGTTCTCCTCGTTGTAGTAGTCCAC contains:
- a CDS encoding glycosyltransferase family 39 protein — its product is MTHPRSRLRRHPAAPRPAPAAGAAGARAARLRIDRWWVPALLAALHVGLALLAFVPAPHPGGDNAVYLALARSLLAGEGYRDLYAPGAPAHVQFPPGFPALLAAGLALGLRAWAGIKLVVVAASAAAVALTWAWARRRGGPRAALAAAFLVAVSPGVLELSHWELSDVPFWALTMAALLGWERLGRGRTRRLVFASLATAAAYLTRSAGLPLLGAAALWLAWRRRWKQLGLYLLATVPPAAAWWLWTRAQRSYLEAFWSANPYAPGGGALTLSGVFGRIVENLGLYLGRLFPTLLWGSAGTLFVVLGGAVAALALYGWARHLRRPGVAEAWFPLYAGMLLLWTPQWAGERLALPLLPLVLLYAGEGVVALARLMRAASPRAVATAAAAVFALACAPGLAAKVGAGSACTRAYLDGDAYACLSAEWHDFFAMAEVARDRLPDGAVVVSRKPALFHAESGLRGRTFPLARDPGAFFRAAEEAGARYVVLDYLDEVSTQYLTPILIRRPRAFCVIEALGPERAVLFGIAPGAARMPDQRADPGAAEVDVGFKPCGREYLRTEVR